The segment ATTCTCCCCGCTCTTGCCGGCCAGTTCGCCTCGCTCATCAAGGATTCCTCGCTGCTTTCGATCATCGGCCTCCAGGAATTCACCTTCGCCTCCCAGCAGGTGAACTCCGCGACCTACAGCACCCTCGAGAGCTACTTTCCCCTCGCGATCGGGTATCTCCTGCTCACCCTTCCGATCTCCGCCTTCTCCCGGCTCCTGGAACGCCGCTTCCACTATGAAAGTTGAGCTGCGCAACGTCTCGAAACGGTTCGGCGGTCAGGTTGTCCTTCGCGACATTTCGCGGACGCTCGAGTTCCCGCATTCGCTCGTCCTTATCGGTCCCTCGGGCGGAGGAAAATCCACGCTTCTCCGCCTGCTGGCTGGATTGATCGTTCCCGACGAAGGCGAGATTTTCGTCGACGGAAAGCAGATTCCCCGTCGCAACGCGGCCCTTCGCACTTATCGCGCGGAACTCGGCATCGTCTTTCAGGCCTACAATCTCTTTCCGCACCTTTCCGCCCTGGAAAACATCTGCCTCCCGCTCGTTCAGGTCCATCGACTTCCCGCCCAAGAGGCCCATGCGCGCGCCAGGGAGGTCCTTGCACGCTTCCAGCTCGCGGACCACATCCACAAGCGCCCGGCGGAGCTTTCCGGTGGTCAGCGCCAGCGCGTCGCCATTGCCAGGGCAGTGGCCATTCGCCCGAAGCTCCTCCTTTTCGACGAGCCGACCTCGGCCTTGGATCCCGAAATGACCGCCGAGGTTCTCGACCTGCTCGCCGAGCTCCGATCCGAGGGTTCCCCTCTCGTCCTGGTGACCCACGCCATGGGGTTTGCCCGCCATACGGCAGACCTGGTCGCTTTCGTCTCGGGCGGGACCCTTCTCGAGGTGGGTCCTCCCACGCATCTCTTCGATGCGCCGGAACGTCCGGAAGTCCGGCGCTTTCTGGAAAGAGTGCTTCGTTACTGAAGAATCAGGAATTGCGTCGAAATGAGCACCCGGCATTCACTTGTTCACATCCTGAATAAGATGTGTCTTTGGGTGACCCATAACTTCTTATTCTTAATGCTGCGAATAACTCCCCGGAATCGTGTTCCTCTGTGGATTTAAGCCTGTTCCACGCCGATTGGACCTTGTGAATGACTTTGCCGCCGTTGCGATCGGTTCCCGACAACTCGCGGAAAATCTGGAAAAGACCACAAGCGCCCGCAACCATTCACCACTTATTCACAAACTGCTCACGACTCCGACGCTTGCAAAAATCGCCCCGGTTCAGGGGGTGTAGCGGGCCGCGATGATCGTCGTGAAGTTCATGTGAGTGATCGTCGTGCGGCCCTTGATCGAGGTCTGCGTCTTGTTTTTCGTCTGCCGAATGCTGATGAGCTGCGGCACCCCGCCGGCGACGGATCCGGATCCCTCGTAGCTGTTCTCGGTAAACTTGCGGAGACCGACCTTCACGCCCTCGAGGATCGAAATTTTGACGGAGAGATTCGATCCGTTCAGCGAGCCAGCGACATCTGCGCGCTGGTTCGTCAGGCGGGTCGAACTCGCGAAACTGCCGCCGGGAGTGATGCCCAAGCTTTGCGCAAAGACCACCCAGCCGCCGCGCAGTCCGGTCACATTCGTTTCGGTGCGGTCGGAGTCCGTGATCTTCACGAGATCGACCTTGCCGAGACCCGCAACGATGTCCGCCGGTTCACGCTTGTCCGCGAATTGCATGACGGCGATATCGAGACGCCCGGCGTGAGCGGCGAGTGGCGCAAGAAGGAGTGAGGCGGCAGCGGCGAAAAGAATGGTGGGACGCATGCACAAACGCTTCCCAGATGGGTCCGAACCATGCAACAGAAAAGCCGTGACGCCATCCCCCGAGACGGACTTCTGGAGCGCGCCCGATGGCACGCGTTTTCGCCGGGTGCGTTGGAGGGCGGAAAGTGCGCCGCGGGCGAGGGTCATTGCCCTCCACGGGCTGAGCTGCCGCTCCGAAGATTTTGCCCCGCTGGCGGAGCGCTTCAGCGAGCGCGGGATTCTCGTCGAGGCCTGGGATTTGCGCGGGCAGGGCCTGGATCCCGATCCGACGCGCCGCGGCGCCTGGCTGGAGATCGACGGCATGCTCGCCGATCTCGCGGCGTTTGCCGGTGAGCCCACGGAGCTGCCGCTCTTCCTTGCCGGGGACAGCATGGGCGCCCTTCTCGCGATTCAGGCTGCGGCGCGGCCGGAATGGCGGTCGCGGCTGGCGGGGCTGATGCTGTTCGTGCCGGTGGTCGCGCTTGCCCGGGAGAATCCGCGGTGGGTGAAGCCGACGCTGCGATTTCTTTCCGCGATCCTCCCGGGTCTGCGGCTGAAGCCGAGCTGGTTCGTGCAGGGCAGCGGCGAGATGCCCATTCTCACGCGTATTCCGGAGCGTCAGCACGAGCTGGCAACCGCGCCGCATCGCCTCGGCCCGCTCACGTTTTCCTTCCTCGCGAACATGGGCGACCTTATCGAGACGGCGCCGCCCGCGGCTTCGAAGATCCGGACTCCGACGGCGCTGTTTTCTGCGGGCCATGACGTTTTCATTACCGAGGCCCAGCAATGCGCGTTTTTTGCGGACATTGCGGCGCCGGACAAGATGCACTTCCATTACCCCGAAGCGTTTCACCAGCTGCTTTTCGATCTCGACGCCGAGCAGGTGCTTGCCGACGCGACGGCGTGGATTGAAGCGCGCCTGCCTACGACGCCATCCCTGCGATCAGCGGCGCGTATTTGTCGGTCACGACGTGCCGGCGAATCTTGAGCGTGGCGGTGAGTTCGTCGCCAACCTCGAATCCTTTCGGAATAAAGCGCCAGGCGCCGATGCGCTCGAAGGGCTTGAATCCCGTCTCGGCGCAGACGAGCCGGCGAATCTCCGCGTCGACCAGTTCTCGCGCCGCAGGATTCTGCTCGAGCGCTGCAATGGAATCCGCGGCGATGCCGGCGGATTTGAAGGCGTCGAGATGCGGCACGAGAATCGCGCCGAGAAATTTCTGGTCCTGTCCGACGACCATGCATTGGTCGATGTAGGGCGACTGCGTGAGCTTGTTCTCGATCGGAAGTGGCTCTACGTTTTCGCCGCTGAGAAGGACGATCGTATCCTTCGAGCGGCCGACGATTTTCAGGCAATCGTTGAATGTGACGAGGCCGATGTCGCCGGTGTTCAGCCAGCCGTCCCTGAGGATGCGGGCGGTGCCGGCGGGATCCTTGTAATAGCCAGCCATGATCTGCGGGCCCCTGGCGTGAATCTCGCCGCGCATGCCCCGGCCGTCGCCGCGATACTTGGGATTCGGATACAGCGTCTCGCCGGTATTGAGATCGACAATGCGCACCTCGGTCTCGAGATAGAGCGGGCCGACGGTGCCGATCACGAGATTGTCCCACGAGCGGACCGCGAGCACGGGCGCCGTCTCGGTGAGGCCGTAGCCTTCGAGCACGGGGATCCCGATGAAGTTGAAGAACTCGTCGACGTGGGGCTGGAGCGCGCCGCCACCGCTGATCGTGCCGCGAAACTCGCCCCCGACGACGGATCGCAATTTCTTCAGGACGATCCCGTCGAGCACGAGAAAGGGCAGCGTGTAAACGATGAGGTTGCCGACGTGGCCGGCGGCGAGGAGAAGGGATTCCGGGAGGCTCCGGCCGGTCAGGTCGAGCTGCTGCCCGCGGAAGAAGCGCTGCGCGCGCTTCACGCGCACGGCGCTGCGGTAGGCGACGTTGAAAAGCGCGCGCTGAGGGCCGGCCGCCTTTTCGACGTTGGCGAAAATCCTGTGGTAGAGGTTCTCCCACAGCCGCGGCGCGGAGCACATGACGGTGGGTTTCACCGTGCGGAGATCTTCTGCGATGTGCCGCACGGTCGTGTAGTAGGTGCAGACATTCCAGCTGAGGGCGAGCATGGCGAAGACGCGCTCGTAGCTGTGCCAGATGGGCAGGATCGAGAGTGCGCGGCCACCAGCGGGCAGCGCGAACGGAAGATTGCGCACCTGCGAGACCATGTTCGCGTGCGTGAGTTGCACGCCCTTGGGCGTTCCGGTCGTGCCCGAAGTGTAGATCAGCGTGAAGAGGTCGCCGGGCTGGATCTGCGCGGTGCGTTCCTCGGCGCGTCGATCGCCAGCGGCGCGCAATTCCCGGCCGCGGGCCTCCA is part of the Chthoniobacterales bacterium genome and harbors:
- a CDS encoding long-chain fatty acid--CoA ligase — translated: MTTRILPKNIAELFRDAATAFGDAPGYATRQKGGTFTFTSYREVYERALNLATGLIDLGVEAREHVGLLADNRLEWILCDAAVQLCGAADVPRGTDVTPAEIRYILEHADVRVCFVEHAAMLAKFREAAVAGIRHVIVMDPAFTGDAEALRLADLEARGRELRAAGDRRAEERTAQIQPGDLFTLIYTSGTTGTPKGVQLTHANMVSQVRNLPFALPAGGRALSILPIWHSYERVFAMLALSWNVCTYYTTVRHIAEDLRTVKPTVMCSAPRLWENLYHRIFANVEKAAGPQRALFNVAYRSAVRVKRAQRFFRGQQLDLTGRSLPESLLLAAGHVGNLIVYTLPFLVLDGIVLKKLRSVVGGEFRGTISGGGALQPHVDEFFNFIGIPVLEGYGLTETAPVLAVRSWDNLVIGTVGPLYLETEVRIVDLNTGETLYPNPKYRGDGRGMRGEIHARGPQIMAGYYKDPAGTARILRDGWLNTGDIGLVTFNDCLKIVGRSKDTIVLLSGENVEPLPIENKLTQSPYIDQCMVVGQDQKFLGAILVPHLDAFKSAGIAADSIAALEQNPAARELVDAEIRRLVCAETGFKPFERIGAWRFIPKGFEVGDELTATLKIRRHVVTDKYAPLIAGMAS
- a CDS encoding amino acid ABC transporter ATP-binding protein, translated to MKVELRNVSKRFGGQVVLRDISRTLEFPHSLVLIGPSGGGKSTLLRLLAGLIVPDEGEIFVDGKQIPRRNAALRTYRAELGIVFQAYNLFPHLSALENICLPLVQVHRLPAQEAHARAREVLARFQLADHIHKRPAELSGGQRQRVAIARAVAIRPKLLLFDEPTSALDPEMTAEVLDLLAELRSEGSPLVLVTHAMGFARHTADLVAFVSGGTLLEVGPPTHLFDAPERPEVRRFLERVLRY
- a CDS encoding alpha/beta fold hydrolase, encoding MTPSPETDFWSAPDGTRFRRVRWRAESAPRARVIALHGLSCRSEDFAPLAERFSERGILVEAWDLRGQGLDPDPTRRGAWLEIDGMLADLAAFAGEPTELPLFLAGDSMGALLAIQAAARPEWRSRLAGLMLFVPVVALARENPRWVKPTLRFLSAILPGLRLKPSWFVQGSGEMPILTRIPERQHELATAPHRLGPLTFSFLANMGDLIETAPPAASKIRTPTALFSAGHDVFITEAQQCAFFADIAAPDKMHFHYPEAFHQLLFDLDAEQVLADATAWIEARLPTTPSLRSAARICRSRRAGES